A genome region from Jeongeupia sp. HS-3 includes the following:
- a CDS encoding ArsC family reductase yields the protein MTLYGIPNCDTVKKARNWLTEHGHDYDWHDYKKQGISAERLAGWIAQIGWEPLVNKAGTSWRKLDDASKAAVVDAASAIALMQANPSVIKRPVLERNGTITVGYKPETYDALFSR from the coding sequence ATGACGCTCTACGGCATTCCGAACTGTGACACGGTTAAAAAAGCCCGCAACTGGCTCACGGAACACGGTCATGACTACGATTGGCATGACTATAAAAAGCAGGGCATCAGTGCCGAACGGCTTGCGGGCTGGATTGCACAAATCGGCTGGGAGCCGCTCGTCAACAAGGCCGGCACAAGCTGGCGCAAGCTCGACGACGCCAGCAAGGCGGCCGTGGTCGATGCCGCCTCGGCGATCGCACTGATGCAGGCCAATCCCTCGGTGATCAAGCGGCCGGTACTTGAGCGCAATGGTACGATCACCGTTGGATACAAACCCGAAACCTACGACGCGCTTTTCAGCCGCTGA
- a CDS encoding DUF3455 domain-containing protein has product MFAARQFDRRGGIHAPRLIVSAGALGSTHFRSGAEIVMKYILFGLSPVLALLAACSTPQMVQQAMLPESIRVSSPDKLVMSTTGVGEITYECRAKKDMAGQFEWAFAGPKAVLYDRDRQVVGKYYGGPTWEADDGSKVTGSQVAVSPASQPGNIPLQLVKANPSTGAGKMAGVSFIQRLNTKGGVAPIEPCTQASAGQKRQVGYQADYLFYAKP; this is encoded by the coding sequence ATGTTTGCCGCCCGTCAGTTTGACCGGCGAGGCGGCATCCATGCGCCACGCTTGATCGTAAGTGCAGGTGCGCTTGGTTCGACCCATTTCAGATCCGGAGCGGAGATCGTCATGAAATACATTTTGTTTGGCCTTAGTCCCGTACTCGCTTTGCTGGCCGCATGCTCAACGCCGCAAATGGTGCAACAAGCGATGTTGCCCGAGTCGATTCGCGTCAGTTCGCCGGATAAACTCGTGATGAGTACAACCGGTGTCGGCGAAATCACTTATGAATGTCGTGCCAAGAAAGATATGGCGGGCCAGTTTGAATGGGCGTTTGCCGGGCCAAAGGCAGTGCTCTACGATCGTGATCGCCAGGTGGTGGGCAAGTATTACGGCGGCCCGACCTGGGAAGCCGACGACGGCTCGAAAGTAACCGGCAGCCAAGTGGCGGTCAGCCCAGCGTCGCAACCCGGCAACATCCCCTTGCAGCTGGTGAAGGCCAACCCATCCACCGGTGCGGGAAAAATGGCGGGCGTGAGTTTTATTCAGCGCCTGAACACCAAGGGTGGTGTCGCGCCGATCGAGCCTTGTACGCAAGCCAGCGCAGGCCAAAAGCGCCAGGTCGGCTATCAGGCGGATTACCTGTTTTACGCCAAGCCCTGA
- a CDS encoding PilT/PilU family type 4a pilus ATPase, whose translation MNLLPFFKLMAERQASDLFLSADSPIVIKINGQCHPANNQVLGAEHVKHLIYQLMTPEQISRFEQDWELNFRLTQPGLGNFRINVFRTRGSAAMVARYIRPCARSIDELQLPPVLRELIMEKRGIILVVGATGSGKSSTVSAMLEYRNEHHPGHILTVEEPIEHLYTHKKSLVNQREIGIDTHGYADALKNAMREAPDVLMIGEIRDRETMNYALQYAQAGHLCISTLHANNSYHSLSRIVNFFPQEAREALLYDLSTALTAIISQRLVRNRDSQLIPAIEVLLNTNRIAELIRNGQLTEIKEAMEQTLSEGSQTFEQSLYTLYRSGQIELDEALRNADSATNLSWMVNNSQTVQEQEARNVEKPVSTPAELNVDFDIELH comes from the coding sequence ATGAATCTGTTGCCGTTTTTCAAGTTGATGGCTGAACGACAAGCCTCCGATCTTTTTCTATCGGCGGACTCGCCAATCGTCATCAAGATCAACGGTCAGTGTCATCCGGCCAATAATCAGGTGCTTGGCGCCGAACACGTCAAGCACCTGATTTACCAGCTGATGACCCCGGAGCAGATCAGCCGGTTCGAACAAGATTGGGAACTCAACTTCCGATTAACGCAACCCGGGCTTGGCAACTTCCGCATCAACGTATTTCGTACCCGTGGCTCGGCCGCCATGGTTGCCCGCTACATCCGCCCATGCGCCCGCAGCATCGACGAGCTGCAGCTGCCGCCGGTATTGCGTGAGCTGATCATGGAAAAGCGCGGCATCATCCTCGTCGTCGGTGCCACCGGCTCGGGCAAATCCTCGACCGTTTCGGCCATGCTCGAATACCGCAACGAACATCATCCGGGGCACATCCTCACCGTCGAGGAGCCGATCGAGCACCTCTACACCCACAAGAAGAGCCTGGTGAACCAGCGTGAAATCGGCATCGATACCCACGGTTACGCCGACGCGCTGAAAAACGCCATGCGCGAAGCGCCGGACGTATTGATGATCGGTGAAATCCGCGACCGCGAAACCATGAACTACGCACTGCAGTACGCCCAAGCCGGCCATCTGTGCATCTCAACGCTGCACGCCAACAACAGCTATCACTCGCTGTCACGGATTGTGAACTTTTTCCCGCAGGAAGCGCGCGAAGCGCTGCTGTATGACCTGTCGACCGCGCTCACGGCGATCATTTCGCAGCGTCTGGTGCGCAATCGCGACAGCCAGCTGATACCAGCGATCGAGGTCTTGCTGAACACCAACCGCATCGCCGAGCTGATCCGCAACGGCCAGCTCACCGAGATCAAGGAAGCGATGGAGCAAACCTTGAGCGAAGGCTCGCAAACCTTTGAACAGTCGCTCTATACGCTGTACCGCAGCGGTCAGATCGAACTCGACGAAGCCCTACGCAACGCCGACTCAGCAACCAACCTGTCCTGGATGGTCAACAACAGCCAGACCGTGCAGGAGCAGGAGGCGCGCAATGTGGAAAAGCCCGTCAGCACACCGGCCGAGCTGAACGTCGATTTCGATATCGAATTGCACTGA
- a CDS encoding long-chain-fatty-acid--CoA ligase yields MERPWFASYSANVPHEVNIQEFSSIPDVIAKTVARYPDRDAFINMGKAITYAELDRLSNDFAAFLQQDLKLARGARVAVMMPNLLQYPIAIFGILKAGMTVVNVNPLYTPRELEHQLKDAGAEAILILANFAHTLETVIARTAVKHTIVTEIGDLLGFPKRLLVNAVVRHVKKMVPAYSLPGHIGFNAAISRGSTQKLQPATLNHDDLAFLQYTGGTTGVAKGAMLSHGNIVANMQQAHAWIREAVNEGSELIVTALPLYHIFCLTANCMVFTKVGATNLLITNPRDIPGFVKELGKYPVTCMTGVNTLFNALANNPDFAKLDFGTWKLALGGGMAVQHAVAEKWKKITGVPLIEAYGLTETSPAAMINPMSTREYNGMIGLPVPSTDAEVRDDDGKVLGVGEAGELFIKGPQVMQGYWQRPEETAKAIGPDGFLATGDVAVMSPTGYFKLVDRKKDMILVSGFNVYPNEIEDVVADHPGVMEVACIGIPDDKSGEAVKVFVVRKDPALTENDVLTHCRANLTNYKIPRFVEFRDQLPKSNVGKILRRELKPQ; encoded by the coding sequence ATGGAGCGTCCCTGGTTTGCCAGTTATTCGGCGAATGTCCCGCACGAAGTCAACATTCAAGAGTTCAGTTCGATCCCGGACGTCATCGCCAAAACGGTGGCTCGCTACCCCGACCGCGACGCCTTCATCAACATGGGGAAAGCGATCACCTATGCCGAACTCGATCGGCTTTCGAACGACTTTGCCGCATTTTTGCAACAAGATTTGAAGCTGGCACGCGGCGCACGCGTCGCGGTGATGATGCCCAACCTGCTGCAGTACCCGATCGCGATTTTCGGGATACTCAAAGCCGGCATGACCGTGGTGAACGTCAACCCGCTCTATACACCGCGCGAGCTCGAACACCAGCTGAAGGATGCCGGCGCCGAAGCCATCCTGATCCTGGCCAATTTTGCCCATACGCTGGAAACCGTCATCGCCAGGACGGCGGTCAAGCACACCATCGTGACCGAGATCGGCGACCTGCTGGGCTTTCCGAAACGACTACTGGTCAACGCCGTCGTCCGGCACGTCAAGAAAATGGTGCCGGCCTATTCACTCCCCGGCCACATCGGATTCAATGCCGCCATCAGCCGCGGCAGCACCCAAAAGCTGCAGCCGGCCACACTGAATCACGACGATCTGGCTTTTCTGCAATACACCGGCGGCACCACTGGCGTGGCCAAGGGCGCCATGCTGTCGCACGGCAATATCGTCGCCAACATGCAGCAAGCCCATGCGTGGATTCGCGAAGCAGTGAACGAAGGTAGCGAGCTGATCGTCACCGCGCTGCCGCTGTACCACATCTTCTGCCTGACCGCGAACTGCATGGTATTCACCAAGGTGGGCGCCACCAACCTGCTGATCACCAACCCGCGCGACATCCCCGGCTTCGTCAAGGAACTGGGTAAATACCCGGTCACCTGCATGACCGGCGTCAACACGCTATTCAATGCACTCGCCAACAACCCGGATTTCGCCAAGCTCGATTTTGGCACCTGGAAACTCGCACTGGGCGGCGGCATGGCCGTGCAGCACGCGGTGGCGGAGAAATGGAAAAAGATCACCGGCGTCCCGCTGATCGAAGCCTACGGACTGACCGAAACCTCACCGGCGGCAATGATCAATCCGATGAGCACCAGGGAATACAACGGCATGATCGGTCTGCCGGTACCATCGACCGACGCCGAGGTGCGCGATGATGACGGCAAGGTCCTTGGCGTCGGCGAAGCCGGCGAACTGTTCATCAAGGGCCCGCAGGTGATGCAGGGCTACTGGCAGCGCCCCGAAGAAACCGCAAAAGCCATTGGCCCGGACGGCTTTCTGGCCACCGGTGACGTCGCCGTCATGTCGCCCACCGGCTATTTCAAACTGGTTGATCGCAAGAAGGACATGATTCTGGTTTCGGGTTTCAATGTGTATCCGAACGAAATCGAAGATGTCGTCGCCGACCACCCGGGCGTGATGGAAGTGGCCTGCATCGGCATTCCCGACGACAAGTCCGGTGAGGCGGTGAAAGTATTCGTGGTAAGGAAAGATCCGGCGCTCACCGAGAACGACGTGCTCACCCACTGTCGCGCCAATCTCACGAATTACAAGATTCCACGCTTTGTTGAGTTCCGCGACCAACTACCCAAGTCAAATGTCGGTAAGATTCTGCGGCGAGAACTAAAACCCCAATAA
- the rimP gene encoding ribosome maturation factor RimP has protein sequence MAANVQSVLDATLPGLGYELVDLELAGNGLVRVLIDKAGGINVDDCVTVSNHLTRLFLVEEIAYERLEVSSPGLDRPLTKPEDFTRFAGEKVRLKLRMPLPDKRKKLLGTLIGLEDGAVVVDVDGERLVLPWAQIDKVRLEPQF, from the coding sequence ATGGCAGCGAACGTGCAAAGCGTGCTGGACGCCACGCTCCCTGGTCTCGGCTATGAGCTTGTCGATCTGGAGTTGGCGGGCAACGGCCTGGTGCGAGTGTTGATCGATAAAGCCGGCGGCATCAATGTCGACGATTGCGTCACCGTCAGCAATCACCTTACCCGTCTCTTCCTGGTGGAGGAGATCGCCTACGAGCGGCTGGAAGTATCGTCGCCGGGATTGGATCGTCCGTTGACCAAGCCGGAAGACTTCACACGCTTCGCTGGCGAAAAGGTGCGGCTCAAGCTGCGCATGCCGCTGCCGGATAAACGCAAGAAACTGCTCGGCACACTCATCGGTCTGGAAGACGGTGCGGTCGTGGTTGATGTCGATGGCGAGCGTTTGGTGTTGCCGTGGGCGCAAATTGACAAGGTGCGGCTAGAGCCGCAGTTCTGA
- the nusA gene encoding transcription termination factor NusA produces the protein MSREILLLVDALAREKNVEKDVVFTALEMALASATKKTYEDEVDIRVDINRDTGDYRSFRVWTVVEDNDHEEPSRQIAITDAPEYDPLLQLGETWEVELEPIEFGRIGAQAAKQVILQKIRDAEREQNLNDFLERREHIVSGSIKRLERGNAIMELGKLEAILPRDQMIPKENLRVGDRVKAFLLRVDRLGRGPMLVLSRTAPEFMAKLFELEVPEIENGLIELKGVARDAGMRAKIAVKSNDPRVDPQGTCIGVRGTRVNAVTNEIAGERVDIILWSEDPAQFVIGALSPAEVNSIVVDEDNHSMDVVVDEDNLAMAIGRGGQNVKLASELTGWKINIMTVNQAEEKNEAEFAVVREHFMKALDIDEDVAEALVQEGFNTLEEVAYVPLNEMLEIEVFDEDTVNELRSRARDALLTQAIAREEKLEHQSDDLKNLEGMTAELATVLAEHDVHTRDDLAELAVDELVEMTGVGENEAKQLILKAREHWFA, from the coding sequence ATGAGCCGAGAAATTCTGCTGCTGGTGGATGCGCTGGCACGCGAAAAAAATGTCGAAAAAGACGTAGTGTTCACCGCGCTGGAGATGGCGCTGGCTTCCGCTACCAAAAAGACGTACGAAGACGAAGTGGATATCCGCGTCGATATCAATCGCGATACCGGTGATTACCGCTCTTTCCGTGTCTGGACCGTGGTCGAGGATAACGATCACGAAGAGCCGTCGCGCCAGATCGCCATTACCGATGCGCCCGAGTACGACCCGCTGCTGCAGCTGGGCGAGACCTGGGAAGTCGAACTCGAGCCGATCGAGTTTGGTCGTATCGGTGCGCAAGCCGCCAAGCAAGTGATCTTGCAAAAGATCCGCGATGCCGAGCGTGAACAGAATCTCAACGATTTTCTGGAACGGCGCGAACATATTGTCTCGGGCAGTATCAAACGCCTTGAGCGCGGCAACGCGATCATGGAGCTTGGTAAGCTCGAAGCCATCCTGCCGCGCGATCAGATGATTCCGAAGGAAAACCTGCGCGTTGGCGACCGTGTTAAAGCGTTCCTGCTGCGCGTCGATCGCCTTGGTCGCGGCCCGATGCTGGTGCTGAGCCGTACTGCGCCGGAGTTCATGGCCAAGCTGTTCGAGCTGGAAGTGCCGGAGATCGAGAACGGCCTGATCGAGCTGAAGGGTGTGGCCCGTGATGCGGGTATGCGTGCCAAGATCGCGGTCAAGTCGAACGATCCGCGTGTTGATCCGCAAGGTACATGTATCGGTGTGCGTGGCACCCGCGTCAATGCGGTGACCAATGAAATCGCCGGTGAGCGTGTCGACATCATTCTGTGGTCGGAAGATCCGGCCCAGTTCGTGATCGGCGCGCTGAGCCCGGCCGAAGTGAATTCGATTGTCGTCGACGAAGACAACCATTCGATGGATGTGGTTGTTGACGAAGACAATCTCGCCATGGCCATCGGTCGTGGTGGCCAGAACGTCAAGCTCGCTTCCGAGCTGACGGGCTGGAAGATCAACATCATGACAGTGAATCAGGCTGAAGAGAAAAACGAAGCCGAGTTTGCCGTTGTGCGTGAACACTTCATGAAGGCACTCGATATTGACGAAGATGTCGCCGAGGCTTTGGTGCAGGAAGGGTTCAATACGTTGGAAGAAGTGGCCTACGTGCCGCTGAATGAAATGTTGGAAATCGAGGTGTTCGATGAGGACACCGTTAACGAGTTGCGTTCGCGTGCCCGCGACGCACTGCTCACTCAGGCCATCGCCCGCGAAGAAAAGCTCGAGCATCAGTCGGATGACCTGAAGAATCTGGAAGGCATGACCGCTGAACTCGCTACCGTACTCGCCGAGCACGATGTCCATACCCGCGATGACCTCGCGGAGCTGGCCGTCGACGAGCTCGTAGAAATGACCGGTGTCGGCGAGAACGAGGCCAAGCAGTTGATCTTGAAAGCCCGCGAGCACTGGTTCGCATGA
- the infB gene encoding translation initiation factor IF-2, with protein MSELKVSEFAAELKMPSQELLEQLTAAGVSKSGESDAVTADDKARLLDHLKKKHGGGDNPKITVTRKQTTEIRKTDSSGKTKTVQVEVRKKRVVEAPAVPVPAPAPRVEAAAPVIAAASPVINDAERAAREADAQRQSALRERQAAEMRAKHGGDASKEELRDVAAQAVEAVPTPAADVIAPVVPPVAPAVVTAPVVAEKKAAPVASAPAAPQAAAPEAPSRPRVGMRVELRKPKDVPLRAPEPVKPEPVKVVPVVAAKPAAAPAPEKKDEKRKWDDGKAKKGIKTRGGDAGGGWKSGRKGGGRNSRNQHQQDSDNAHAFQAPTEPVVHNVDVPETISVADLAHRMAVKGVEVVKALMKMGMMVTINQILDQETAMIIVEEMGHVPHAAKLDDPDIYLGDEDKTEHVLSPRAPVVTVMGHVDHGKTSLLDYIRRSKVAVGEAGGITQHIGAYHVETGKGMITFLDTPGHEAFTAMRARGASATDIVVLVVAADDGVMPQTIEAVHHAKAAGVPIVVAVNKIDKQGANLERIRQELVAQGVVPEDWGGDTQFIEVSAKQGTNIDALLDAILLQAEVLELTAPVDGPAKGIIIEARLDKGRGAVASMLVQSGTLRKGDVVLAGGVYGRVRAMLDETGKQITEAGPSIPVEILGLSEVPSAGEDAMVLADEKKAREIAMFRQGKFRDVKFARQQASKLENMFAQMAEGGEVQNLPIIIKTDVQGSAEALAGSLLKLSTDEVRVQILHSGVGGISESDINLALASKAVVVGFNVRADAAARKLAEAEGVDLRYYNIIYDIVDDVRAAMSGMLAPEKKEQIIGMVEIRQVFVISKVGSVAGCYVLDGIVKRGAGVRLLRSNVVVHQGELDTLKRFKDDVKEVRAGYECGLQLKNYNDIQEGDQLEVFEIVEIARTL; from the coding sequence ATGAGTGAATTAAAAGTCAGTGAGTTCGCGGCAGAATTGAAAATGCCGTCGCAAGAACTGCTTGAGCAGTTGACCGCGGCAGGCGTCAGCAAGTCCGGCGAGTCCGATGCGGTGACTGCAGATGACAAGGCACGTTTGCTGGATCATCTGAAGAAGAAACACGGTGGCGGCGATAATCCGAAAATTACCGTGACGCGCAAGCAAACGACCGAAATCCGTAAAACGGACTCGAGCGGAAAAACTAAGACCGTTCAGGTTGAGGTGCGCAAGAAGCGCGTGGTCGAGGCCCCGGCAGTGCCAGTGCCCGCACCTGCGCCGCGCGTTGAAGCGGCCGCCCCGGTCATTGCTGCTGCGTCGCCGGTGATCAATGATGCCGAACGCGCTGCGCGTGAAGCAGATGCCCAGCGCCAGTCGGCCTTGCGCGAACGCCAGGCTGCAGAAATGCGTGCCAAGCACGGTGGCGATGCATCGAAGGAAGAGCTGCGCGATGTCGCAGCTCAAGCGGTTGAGGCTGTGCCGACACCCGCTGCTGATGTGATTGCACCCGTTGTACCGCCGGTTGCGCCTGCTGTCGTGACCGCGCCTGTTGTCGCCGAGAAGAAGGCCGCTCCGGTAGCATCCGCGCCAGCAGCGCCTCAGGCGGCTGCGCCTGAAGCGCCGTCGCGTCCGCGGGTCGGTATGCGGGTCGAGTTGCGCAAGCCCAAGGATGTGCCGTTGCGCGCGCCGGAGCCGGTCAAACCGGAGCCGGTCAAGGTTGTGCCTGTCGTTGCTGCCAAGCCTGCTGCTGCGCCTGCTCCCGAGAAAAAGGACGAGAAGCGCAAGTGGGATGACGGCAAGGCCAAGAAGGGCATCAAGACGCGCGGCGGTGACGCTGGCGGCGGCTGGAAGTCCGGCAGGAAGGGTGGTGGTCGCAATAGTCGCAATCAGCATCAGCAAGATAGCGATAACGCGCACGCCTTCCAGGCTCCGACCGAACCGGTTGTGCATAACGTCGACGTGCCGGAAACCATTTCCGTGGCCGATTTGGCGCACAGAATGGCGGTGAAGGGGGTCGAGGTTGTCAAGGCGTTGATGAAGATGGGCATGATGGTCACCATCAACCAGATTCTTGATCAAGAAACCGCGATGATCATCGTCGAGGAAATGGGCCACGTTCCGCACGCGGCCAAGCTCGATGATCCGGATATCTATCTGGGTGATGAAGACAAGACCGAGCATGTGCTGTCGCCGCGTGCGCCGGTTGTGACCGTGATGGGTCACGTCGATCATGGTAAGACATCCTTGCTCGACTATATTCGTCGCTCCAAGGTTGCTGTGGGCGAGGCGGGTGGTATCACCCAGCATATCGGCGCTTATCACGTCGAAACCGGCAAGGGTATGATCACCTTCCTTGATACCCCGGGTCACGAGGCGTTCACCGCCATGCGTGCTCGTGGTGCCTCGGCGACCGATATCGTGGTGCTGGTGGTTGCTGCCGACGATGGCGTGATGCCGCAAACGATTGAAGCTGTTCACCATGCCAAGGCTGCGGGCGTGCCGATCGTTGTGGCCGTGAACAAGATCGACAAGCAAGGCGCGAATCTCGAGCGGATTCGTCAAGAACTGGTTGCTCAGGGCGTCGTGCCGGAAGACTGGGGTGGTGATACTCAGTTCATCGAGGTCTCGGCCAAGCAAGGCACGAATATCGATGCTCTGCTTGACGCGATTCTGCTGCAGGCTGAAGTGCTGGAGTTGACCGCGCCGGTTGATGGCCCTGCCAAGGGGATCATCATCGAAGCCCGTCTGGACAAGGGCCGTGGTGCCGTGGCATCGATGCTGGTTCAGTCCGGCACCTTGCGTAAGGGTGATGTGGTGCTTGCTGGCGGTGTGTATGGCCGTGTTCGCGCCATGCTGGATGAAACCGGCAAGCAGATCACCGAAGCGGGTCCGTCGATTCCGGTCGAGATTCTCGGTCTGTCGGAAGTGCCGTCGGCAGGCGAAGATGCGATGGTGCTGGCTGACGAGAAGAAGGCGCGCGAAATCGCCATGTTCCGTCAGGGCAAGTTCCGTGACGTCAAGTTTGCGCGTCAGCAAGCGTCCAAGCTCGAAAACATGTTCGCGCAGATGGCCGAAGGTGGCGAAGTTCAAAACCTGCCGATCATCATCAAGACCGACGTGCAAGGTTCGGCCGAAGCGTTGGCCGGCTCGCTGCTCAAACTGTCGACCGACGAAGTGCGCGTGCAGATTCTGCACTCGGGTGTTGGTGGTATCTCGGAGTCGGACATCAACCTTGCGTTGGCCTCCAAGGCGGTGGTCGTTGGTTTCAACGTCCGCGCCGATGCGGCTGCACGCAAGCTGGCCGAAGCCGAAGGCGTCGACCTGCGTTACTACAACATCATCTATGACATCGTTGATGATGTGAGAGCGGCAATGTCGGGCATGCTGGCGCCGGAGAAAAAAGAACAGATCATTGGTATGGTCGAAATCCGTCAGGTGTTCGTCATCTCCAAGGTCGGTTCGGTTGCCGGTTGCTACGTGCTCGACGGTATCGTCAAGCGTGGCGCAGGCGTCCGTCTGCTGCGCAGCAATGTGGTGGTGCATCAGGGCGAGCTCGATACGCTCAAGCGCTTCAAGGATGACGTCAAGGAAGTGCGCGCCGGCTACGAATGTGGCCTGCAGCTCAAGAACTACAACGACATCCAGGAAGGCGATCAACTCGAAGTGTTCGAAATCGTCGAGATTGCACGCACGCTGTAA
- the rbfA gene encoding 30S ribosome-binding factor RbfA, with amino-acid sequence MARQFTRSDRIAQQLQRDIAELIRGELDHPKASLITVTDVEVTRDHSHAKIFYTFMGTPEDAQAIATKLEQAKGFLRSELSRGFKLFKMPELHFHYDHSVELGFKLDTLISQAASLPKAPDDEGDA; translated from the coding sequence ATGGCTAGACAATTCACCCGTTCCGACCGTATTGCGCAGCAGTTGCAGCGCGATATCGCCGAGCTGATTCGCGGCGAGCTCGATCACCCGAAGGCGTCGCTGATTACCGTGACCGACGTTGAAGTGACGCGCGATCATTCGCACGCGAAAATTTTTTACACCTTCATGGGTACACCTGAAGATGCACAGGCGATTGCCACCAAGCTGGAGCAAGCCAAAGGCTTTCTGCGTAGCGAGCTGTCGCGTGGTTTCAAACTCTTCAAAATGCCTGAGCTGCATTTTCACTACGATCATTCGGTCGAGCTGGGCTTCAAGCTCGATACGCTGATTTCGCAGGCTGCGAGCCTGCCGAAGGCGCCGGATGACGAGGGCGATGCCTGA
- the truB gene encoding tRNA pseudouridine(55) synthase TruB, translating to MAKRKIDGVLLLDKPFGITSNAALLKCRWLLSAEKGGHTGVLDPFATGLLPLCFGEATKFAQRMLDADKGYRATIKLGQVSTTLDGEGEISDSGVAPTDPALITAALAQFTGEIEQVPPMYSALKHQGKALYEYARQGVEIERPARKITIYSLTLESFADGVLVIDVLCSKGTYIRTLADDIGRVLGCGAYLTGLRRTKTAGFGIEQTVSLDAYIAMSLEEREACLLPADTLVQDMPSLSLDVADMERIRHGMSVQRDGGWPDEGLFRLYAIPENGDNARFIGLGEVACDGVLRPKRLLATG from the coding sequence ATGGCGAAGCGCAAGATCGACGGCGTGCTGCTGCTCGACAAGCCCTTCGGTATTACCAGTAATGCCGCGCTGCTGAAGTGCCGTTGGTTGTTGTCTGCCGAAAAGGGCGGCCATACCGGCGTGCTCGATCCGTTTGCGACCGGGTTGTTGCCGCTGTGTTTTGGCGAGGCAACCAAGTTTGCGCAACGTATGCTCGACGCCGACAAGGGTTATCGTGCAACGATCAAGCTCGGCCAGGTCTCGACAACGCTTGATGGCGAGGGCGAGATCAGCGACAGCGGCGTTGCACCGACCGATCCGGCGTTGATCACCGCGGCATTGGCGCAATTTACCGGTGAGATCGAGCAGGTGCCGCCGATGTATTCGGCGCTCAAGCATCAGGGCAAGGCCTTGTATGAATATGCGCGCCAAGGGGTGGAAATCGAGCGCCCGGCGCGAAAGATCACGATTTATTCGCTGACGCTTGAAAGCTTTGCCGATGGCGTGCTGGTGATCGACGTGCTGTGCTCCAAGGGGACGTATATCCGCACCCTCGCCGACGATATCGGTCGTGTGCTCGGTTGTGGCGCATACCTGACCGGCCTGCGTCGTACCAAAACGGCCGGGTTTGGTATCGAGCAAACCGTGTCGCTGGATGCGTATATTGCGATGTCCCTGGAAGAGCGCGAGGCGTGCTTGCTGCCGGCCGACACGCTGGTGCAGGACATGCCGAGTTTGTCGCTGGATGTTGCAGATATGGAGCGGATCCGGCATGGCATGAGCGTTCAACGTGATGGCGGCTGGCCTGATGAGGGCTTGTTCCGGCTTTACGCTATCCCGGAAAATGGGGATAATGCTCGATTCATCGGTTTGGGTGAAGTGGCGTGCGATGGTGTGCTGCGACCCAAACGACTGCTGGCCACTGGCTAG
- the rpsO gene encoding 30S ribosomal protein S15, with amino-acid sequence MSVTVGQKAEIVKEYQRAEGDTGSPEVQVALLTARINDLTPHFKENKKDHHSRRGLLKMVSRRRRLLDYLKRTNADSYRGLIAALGLRK; translated from the coding sequence ATGTCCGTTACCGTTGGCCAGAAGGCCGAGATCGTCAAAGAATACCAACGTGCCGAAGGCGATACCGGTTCCCCGGAAGTTCAAGTTGCGCTGCTGACCGCACGCATCAACGACCTGACCCCGCACTTCAAAGAAAACAAGAAAGACCACCACTCGCGTCGTGGTCTGCTGAAGATGGTGTCGCGTCGCCGTCGTCTGCTGGACTACCTCAAGCGCACCAATGCTGATAGCTACCGCGGCTTGATCGCCGCACTTGGTCTGCGCAAGTAA